The Parasteatoda tepidariorum isolate YZ-2023 chromosome X2, CAS_Ptep_4.0, whole genome shotgun sequence genome includes a region encoding these proteins:
- the LOC107453498 gene encoding neuroendocrine protein 7B2-like has translation MQGGNGEGYKLLKPDGSIPNQQFVKTDSLPAFCNPANPCPLGFKAEDGCLEEFENTARFSRSYQEAQNCLCDSEHMFDCPGNTRENEIDALARSFENEGLADATLDKLMQNMDIRSDHKVVAKKFFSHKSPNPFLQGEKLPVVAKKAPTIK, from the exons ATGCAAG gagGAAATGGTGAAGGCTATAAACTACTAAAACCAGACGGAAGCATACCAAATCAACAATTTGTAAAAACAGATTCTTTACCTGCATTTTGTAATCCAGCCAACCCCTGCCCATTGGGATTTAAag cTGAAGATGGATGTCTAGAGGAATTTGAGAATACAGCTCGATTTTCTCGGAGTTATCAAGAAGCTCAAAACTGTCTATGTGACTCAGAACATATGTTTGATTGCCCAGGAAACACCAGAGAAAATGAAATCGACGCCTTAGCCCGATCATTTGAAAATGAGGGTTTAGCAGATGCTACTCTAGATAAACTGATGCAAAATATGGAT aTAAGAAGTGACCACAAAGTTGTGGCGAAGAAATTTTTCTCCCATAAG TCACCAAATCCGTTTTTACAAGGAGAAAAACTACCCGTGGTAGCAAAGAAAGCTCCTACAATAAAGTAG